One window of Pseudocalidococcus azoricus BACA0444 genomic DNA carries:
- the sds gene encoding solanesyl diphosphate synthase, with the protein MTSVTSLFSPVEADLRLLTENLRNLIGAQHPVLNAAAEHLFSTTGKRIRPAIVFLISRATLPQGDLTPRHRRLAEITEMIHTASLFHDDVVDQSQLRRGMPTVHSLFGNRVAIQAGDFLFAQASWYLADLDNLAVVKLLSEVIKDFAEGEIQQGFNRYDTSLGLEAYLNKTYYKTASLIANSAKAAGVLSGVPPHLIQALYHYGRNLGLAFQIVDDILDFTRSTDDLGKPAGSDLRDGNLTAPVLYALQENPYLEVLIEREFSETGDIEAALELVHSSSGIAQARELATGFAKAAIPCLDDLPTSDARQALVNLTDYVLERLY; encoded by the coding sequence ATGACTTCGGTAACATCACTGTTTTCTCCCGTTGAAGCCGATCTCAGGCTATTGACCGAAAATCTAAGAAATTTGATTGGGGCCCAACATCCTGTCCTCAATGCAGCGGCAGAACATCTTTTCTCGACCACGGGGAAACGGATTCGCCCCGCCATTGTGTTTCTGATTTCTCGGGCCACATTACCTCAAGGGGACTTAACACCACGTCACCGGCGGCTGGCAGAAATTACAGAAATGATTCATACCGCTAGCCTCTTCCATGATGATGTTGTGGATCAATCCCAATTGCGGCGGGGAATGCCAACGGTGCATAGTTTGTTTGGCAATCGGGTGGCCATCCAGGCCGGGGACTTTCTCTTTGCCCAGGCCTCCTGGTATCTAGCGGATCTCGATAATTTAGCCGTGGTCAAGCTCCTTTCGGAAGTGATTAAGGATTTTGCTGAGGGAGAAATTCAGCAGGGGTTTAATCGTTACGATACTAGCCTGGGCCTGGAGGCCTACCTGAACAAAACCTATTACAAAACTGCTTCCCTCATTGCCAACAGTGCCAAAGCGGCCGGAGTCCTGAGTGGTGTCCCGCCCCACTTAATCCAGGCCCTCTATCACTATGGGCGGAACTTAGGTTTGGCGTTTCAAATTGTGGATGATATCCTCGACTTCACCCGCTCCACCGATGACTTAGGCAAGCCTGCCGGGTCAGATTTACGAGATGGCAACTTAACTGCACCTGTTCTATATGCCCTCCAGGAAAATCCCTATTTAGAAGTCTTAATCGAACGGGAATTCAGCGAAACCGGGGACATTGAAGCGGCCTTGGAACTCGTGCATAGCAGTTCTGGAATTGCCCAGGCCCGGGAATTGGCCACTGGGTTTGCCAAGGCGGCGATTCCTTGTTTAGACGATCTGCCAACCTCTGATGCGCGCCAGGCCTTGGTCAACTTAACAGATTATGTTCTAGAGCGACTCTATTAA